GCTGATAGAAAGTGTTCTTTCTAACCAGAATCGGTCTGAATTCGTGGGCACAACAACATCTGATGTTACAACAACATCTGATGTTGTTGTAACAATACTGATAGTAGCATGCATTGTTTTGCTTGAGTTTATCCAAGTATTACTTTTTTTTAGCACCATTTGGTGCAGAGTATCATTTGTTTGCCATTATGTTCGAGAACAAGCAACGAACACAAGGAGAGGCTTCTGCATGAAACTGTTTCAAAAGTTCTGCTGCATGAGATTCAGGGAGATTATTCTTAACATGGCTATTGGTATCACCAGGTCAAGGTCAAGCGAATACTACTACCAAAATAAACTTGGGCAATACTCCTTGCTTGAATCAGTGATTAGTTGCAAGTACAAGCAGAGTCCACGTAAGGTATGGTTTCACAGGTTTATGCATCGATATTGTAGTCTTATAGTGGCTCCAGACTTTGGGTACCTTTGTAATACAAACAAAGACTTTATTCACGCACAACGTATCCGCAAGAAACATGTGAAACCTGCAGCTATCAAGATACCAGTAGAAGTAAAAAAGGCAGTTGTCCATTCCCTCCAGCGTACACAGGGTGTCCTAGCGAATGGAGAATCGTCATTAGTGTACAATGAGGTGCATGACCTCTTATGGGCTTGCAGGCACAATATGCTCTCAGACCCAGGCACCAACTGTTACCTGGACAAGGAGAATCAGACACACATCATTTTGACTTGGCACATTGCAACGTGTTACTGCGAGGTGCAAACATTGAAATGCCTTTATCCTAGAGTTGGGGGGGCACTCAAGTTACATCTTGACATCGCAACCATACTGTCAAAGTACTGTGCATACCTGGTGGTCTCAGCACCGAAGTTGCTTCCTGGGAACTACTATGATTCTAGCCTTGTGTTTGATGCAGTAGCAGTGGAAGCTGCACAGTTTCTGCAGAAAGTGGAAGACAAGTATGAAGCCTTGAGAAGTTTGCCTGTATCAACAGAAACCTCCATCTTACAGAGGGGGATGAAGTTGGCGAGGCAGCTCGAGGAGATGGAATGTGACAAGTGTTGGAAGGTGCTTGCGGATTTCTGGGCAGAGATGTTGCTCTATATCGCGCCTTCGGAAAATGTGAATGAGCATTTCGAGGCACTGGCAAATGGAGGGGAGTTTATAACACACTGGTGGGCATTGCTCACCCACGCTGGCATTCTAGAGAGGGCTCCAAGGAATGTCAACAATGACATAGAAAATCAATGGGAAGGATCATCATCATATGGTTGCCCATCTACAACTCAGGCTGCAGCTGCAGCCTGTGCCACAAATCAACAGCCAATGGCTGGGGACCGTACTGTGCAACGTAAGTGTTTCCcttttttctcttttccaaatagGCTGAAGTGAGCATGCAAGAGATGATTCGTCTTTCCTTAAACTATTGCTATTCTTTTCACTAGTGATTGAAATGAATGTCGGAGACATAGAAGATGCTAAGACTGACAGGCATTATCCTGGAGAGATTTCATATGGTGCTGCTTTAAGGCTTCGTCGTGCGAACTCCTACATTAGCAAGTGTAGAGAAGCTGCTACCTTAGCCACCAGCGCCACGATTAAACCAGCAATACGTGGAAACTGTGAGCAAGGTAAGTGTACTCTGTGCATCCTAGAATACAGCTGACTTTTGAGTTCTTTTCAGTTAGATTAAGGAGAGTGCTTAAAAGTCTAATTTTGCCTTCATTATATTACATGCGTGAGTGCATTTGGTGGCATGGGCAGCCTATCCTACCATGTCTGTTTGCATAATGCCGCTAAATTTAAAAAGGAAATCTGCATATTTGTTTGCCTTGCTTGCCATATTTGCACTTGCATGCCGAGACAGAAAAGATAGCATGAGGGACATTTTGCCCCTTGGAACCTCTATTATAATCAGAAATGGGTCAATGGCTGTATGCTGGGACAAAATTTGAATGACATAAATATCTATATTCTGACATAAAAGGAGTGTTCAGTTTTTTCCCTTTTAGAAACAGGCACACTGATTCTATGAAATAACCAGTCTACAATTTTACATCAACATTACATTTTCCATATTGCCTTCCACGTTTCCATGGCTTTTGGTAACGCCAAGTCACAGATATTTTGACAATAATTTTTTAGAAACCTGAATTTTCAGAGCTAAAAATGAATATACTAATCCCTCCGGAGCTTAGTTTTTTATATTATGACTTCTTTCTCAAACTAGCGAAGAATTTCTCATAATAAGCTGATTAATTAAAACCCATTGAAAAAAGTCATTAAGGATTTATTTTAAAAGAAAATGAAACATTGAAAGCAAAAATGTatcatgtgtcttgtgttctAAGTAGCACCTCATGATAAGTTCAAAGATCGCTCATGCATTTTCTCTAATATGAGTTAGGTATTCTTTTCAACAGTGAGGATGATGATTCGGCAACAAGCATATCTAGGTCAAAATGTGGAACTCGCAAGTCCCAGCGCAAGCACTGCTCCAAGTGAGAACAAAGAGATTGAAATTGTAATAGCATGTGAGTAATGTTGCTATATATGTGTCAATGAATGAAATTTGTACATATGCATGGGGCAACATTCACAGGTTCAGCTGGTCATTTGTTTGTGGAGCCATGAACTATTATGAAGTTGTCCTGTTATTCTGAAAGTAAAAGAGTGCAGAGATCATATGTAATGTGACAGATATTTAGTATCAAAATAGTGTACAATTGTCTTAAGATGAAATTCGTATATATGGGGCATCTTCATTCACAGGTCCTGCTGTATGATGCTTGCTCATGCCATGGTGATTGCTAATTTTGTGTGTTTTAGTTAACACTTGTTCTATTCAACATATTTCTATCTGAAAACAAGTGTGGTCTTTAAAAATACCAAAACTTGTGAATTCCGTGCGGAATACTGAAACCTATGATTGATgggatgtttgaatgcactatagCTAATAATTAGTTGGCTAAAATATTGctagtagaattagctagctaacaaataggtagctaactattaactaatttactaaaaatagctaatagctgaactattaggtAGGGTGTTTAGATGTCTCTAGCTAATTTagtcactaactattagctctagtgtattCAAACACTCCCTGAGTATCAGAATGCAGGGAAAAAAGCTCATCAGTGGACCAAGTGGACATCTTGACAGGAGTCACGCTACTCCTGATAGCAAGGGTTTGAATGTTGCAGAACTCATTCATCTTCAGTTTTTAACTTGTGTGTCATCACTCATGTATTCTGTATATAGGTTCCTGCCAAGTTGGGCTACAGGAAGAATACATTGTTTGCTCCAACTATCGCACTTGGCAAAATCTCATTATTACTGGCAACAGCTGCACCTGGGTTGGATACTGGAGAAGGTTGCCTGAAGAGACTACTGAAGCTAAGCTACTGATGCGTTATTTGGTTCAGTTAATCAGTTGTATCCTCTGCCCTTGTAGGCTGTTGTACCTCACCTGTGTCAGCAACATTTTTGTGAATCTAAAACAGTTAGCACATCAACAATGCTGACAGACTAGAACCGGGCTTTGCCGGTCTGGATGTACTGCTTACGTGCATTGATGCTAGTGTGGACAGCAAATCTCTGCACTGCATCATCAGACTGTGTTCTTGAATGAAAACTCTGGAGAGCTGGGACGCAAAGACATCTGTCCGAGCCAACTGCAGAAGATGGAAGACGGTTCAGACTGGAAAATAGCAGCATGTCATCTTAGAGATTTTGTGATATTGGCAGCATGCATCCAGTCTGTGTAAATGTCATGTGATTCAAAGAGAACTAACTGGAAAAAGAAGTTCTGTATGACGGCAGCACCTTAGGCAGCTGGGCTCTCGTGGAGTTCCCTATGGTGTGCATGGCATCAACCGCAGAGCTAAGAGCGTTTCTTATCCCTTGAATATCTGCCTGAAAACATGAGGTCTCAGTATTTCAAGATGAGAAGCAACAGATTGACGAAACTTAGTTCCTGGTTTATGGAACACCAACCACTGCTCCATCGGAGACAGGAAGGCGCAGGACGGTGGCAGTCAGAGCCTGTGTAGTTCCTGACAAAGAATGGGCATGGCCCCTCTCCAAGAAGGGCCATTCTTCCAGGTATTTCATCTGCGTTTTTTAGCCCCAGGAAGTCAGGAGGAGGGGTCAGTCAATGACCCGACCCCTACTGGTTAATGTAAATACATACGTAGGAATAAAAAGAAGatagcttgtactttcatctgcaTATTGTAATTTTATCAGATTTTGTGCGGACAATGTGTACTCAGAACGAATCTAGTGTCATAAATTAGCGATTAGTTACTCCAGCGCGGCAAACTGGGTGTACGAGCTTTAACCTTTAAGATAGCAATTATAGTTGCATCTTCATGAACCATGTCATGGCCATTTTAATTTGCAAGCTAGTATGAAGTCCGTTTTATCAGTGAGATGGGTTGTCAGTGTTGTGGAACAGATGGAGAATTGAGCTGTATAAAGGAAGCAAAGGATCAGCGTATGATCTTCGTACGTGTCCTCTCAGAATCGCCATGAGTTTGCACCTGTTTTGAAGCAGCTGGAGCTGCATCTTTCTAATGGCGACGGATTTGCGCATCCTCAGGATGGAAATCCATGCGCCACACAATTTTTTCTGTCATAAACATTTAGAACCATCAGCTGCTGTGTTACCGAAATGCAAATGATGAATTGAACTGAATCAACTGATACGAACAGAACGGAGGCCAGCCACTCACCTCTGCACCCGCGGTCTGCGACGAGATGGCAGCTCCAGCCTGCGCATTCACGAGCCGCCACTGCGACTCCCTGGTGTAGAGTAGTCTCAGCTGGTGCTCCTCCTCGGCCTTGATCGCCGCCAGGAGTTTCGGCTTCACGTCACCGTCCACGCCACAGCCAGTAGGACAAGCCTTGCCCTGCGTGTTCCCGGCGGAGGCAGGCACCTCCGTGGAGCGCCGGACCGGCGGGGACGACGAGTCGTCCGCGCCCCTCCTCCTAAACGCACTGGCCACTGGCTTGCTCGGCGACGGCTGCTTCAGAGACGCCCTGCTGAACGGCGAAGACAGCAAGCCGGTGAACAGTGACCTCTTCTTCACTGGCGCCGATGCTGGAGTCGACGAGGCAGGCGCGCGTGACGGCGATGGCATGACCTGGTACTGGTAGTACGCGAAGCGTTCGGAGCGGGTCCCCGTGGCGTCGCGCGTGAACCGCGCGGAGGCGCTCATGGCGCCCCTCGGCGACGGGCGCGGGGCCGAGCCGACGGCGCTGCGTCGGGTCGCGCCGCCGTCCCCGCCGGACGACGCGCTGTCCGTGTCGGAGGACAGCTCTAGCAGGTACTCGTTGGCGCCGTCCACCGACGCGCGCCGCGGCGTCCCGCGGAGCGCCGTCGACGGCGCGGCGGCAATCGTTTGAGCCTCCTTCCTGCTCGAGGCGGAGAACTCCACGCTCCTGGAGCCGCACGGCGCAGACGGTGGCGGCCACCGGTACGTGTTCTGGCTCGCGTCGGACACCTTGGCGCGCGGCGCGGACCTCTTTGGGGGTTCCGGCGCGGAGGCGGGGCTTGCCCTGCCGGTTTCCATGGAGTAGGTCGGCGTCTGGAACGCGACCACGAGCGTCCGTGTCGTCGTGGTGGCGCTCCCGCCGGTGGAGGCGGGCGTCTTCGGTGCTGGCGACTTGGCAGGGGAGGAACTGGAGATGGAGGTCGGTTTGGAAGGAGGGGTGAGGTAGCGGGAGGCGACGGCCTTGGCCTTGGCCCCCCGCGCCGTGGCGGCGACGTAGCCGGCGCTTGCGTTGGGGAGCTGCgcggggcggcggcgggcgggcggCTCCAGCGCAGGCGTGGCCACGGTGGCGTCCACCGATGTGGGTGGCATCGTCGTTGCTGGCAGTAGGTCAATGCATGGGCTGAGATGCTTACTGTTTATTTATAGGCTCCATCTTGTGCACGTACGTGCGTCTCGATCTTCCAGACCCAGAATCCAGTTTGGCAACAAAACACTGTTAAAATTTAAGAAAATTTATATTATATAGCAAAGTTAATCTTACTGACCACAACGATGTTCTGATTCATCACCGTTTGGACATATTTTGAATTATGGTCTCGAGAATTGAAGGTCTGATGATGCACacgtataggtgtacatttgtgcTGTGCCTAATAGGCCGGCCCAAAGCACACAATTTCTGGCACGGCCCATATCTGGCACGGCCCAACCTAATTGTGGGCCTGGGTTGGCACGGCCCACATTGTGGGCCGTGCCTGGACCTCATGTCAAGCCCACGGGCCGGCCTGGCACGGCCCATTTAACTAAGGCCCACCGAGGCCCACTAAATATAGACTCAGTATTTAACTAAGGTTCATCAAAGCCCACATGACTAGCATAACTTGGAGAATCTAGAGCTTCAATAAGCCATCGAGAACCAATACCTAGATATggatagtgaatagtgatgaTCATTGTATATGTATTCTGTATGGATGTATAGTACTCAATTAAACACTAAACAGAGAATTTATGAGCTAGTTGTAATATTTTTTTCTTTCTGACCAAAGGTTTATAATGTGCATCCACAAAACATCTTAGTTTTATTttggtcatatatatatatatatatatatatatatatatatatatatatatatatatatatatatatatatatatattatactttTTGTTGATGTATTACTGTTGTATGTATATGGGCCGGTCTGGCATATTAAGGTATTTTGGGCTATTTGGGCCGGCCTGGCACACATAACTAATTGTGGGTCGTGCCGTAGGCCGATGACTGGGCACACGTGCTGGCACGGCACGGCCCATAATTAGATATGTGCTTTTGTGGGCCGTACCTTTGTGGGCCGTGCTTTTGTGGGCCTGTGCCGTGCCGGGCCAGACCGGTCCACGTGTACATGTATATGCACACGGCATATATTACGCTCATCTCTAAACTACTAGCTATATATTAGCCAATGTCTTTCGAAACCTTTTGTAAATTAATTAAAACGTACATCGGTCCTAGGATGGCCATAAATCCATAACATTTCTTTTGCGTATAAAGTCGTTAGATTAGATATACGGACGCGCTAGAATCAGTATTAGGTGAGACTAGTGTGGTAGGTTGTTTCGTTCCTTCCCAATGCCAAAGGACCTAATCAATCAATCTAGCTACGTGTAAACTTCAATTCACCAGTGACGTACGTACCCAGCTGTAGTAGTAGACGACACGATCCGATACGTATAGATACGTATCAGTGCATGCATGTGGCAATCCGCCGTGCGTACGCACGTACGTTAAAAAGTCCGGAGCAAACTGAATAAAAACATCGAAAGGCCTGTCTGTATTATTAATTAATCAGCCGAGCACGGCACAGTCGCGGCGGACGTTGCCCTGCCGGTCCCGGGCCGTCTTGACGCCGACGCGGCCCATCTTCGTCATGGCCTCCACGAAGGCCCGCTCGAACGCCACGCTGCTCTGGGCCAGCGCGTCGACGGTGGGCCTGGACCTAGGGTCCGCGTGCAGCACCTGGTCCGACGCCAGAAGGCCCTTCCCGGCCTGCAGGTTGCGGAAGAACTGGTTGTCGAAGGCGACGGGCGTCACGGGGTCCATGGCCACGGCCACCCGCGGGTCCACCCCGGCCGGGCACCACGCCGCAAGCTGCGCCGCGTACCCCGAGTCCAGCGTCCGGTCCGGCGCCGACGGCCCCCGCAGACGTCCCGAGAACGTGCCGCAGTGTGCCAGCCCCACCGTGTGCCCGGCTGCATGCAGTGGACCAGCAGTGGTCGTTCGTCGTCAGTCCGATCCGGCTCCAGCCTAATAGCTAGCTAGTATACTCGATTGATGGCCGGCCATGCAATGCATGCACCTGAGAGGGCGATCATGTCGGCCTGCGACAGCCCGTTGGCGGCGAACATCTGGCTCAGCTGGTCCAGGTTGAAGAAGGGCGCCGGCAGCCTCCCGTTGACGCTGCTGGCCGTCGACCTCAGCCCGTCCAGCCGACCAAGCTCCACAGCGTACGACGGCCCGCCGGCCTGCGCGCATTCGTTCACCTTCCAATATTCTAGTAATTCGCTTGCTATAGTAATTAAGTACTGCACTGCAGGCGGTGTTCGTGTACCAGCGCGATGGCGTCCCTGGTGGCCATGGCGAGCACGTCGGCGCAGGACACCTTGCCGCGGCACCCCGGCACGGCGTCCACGGCCGCCCTGGCTCTGATCACCGTGTCGAAGCCATCGCCGGCCAGGGACTGGTTGATGACGTGGTCCTTCTCCGCCGTGTTGTTCGCCGTCGACGCCACCATCACCGACGCGTCGCAGCCCTACGTACGTACGTACAGGTCGTCGACGTATGCATGTCACGGCCGGCTGCCGGATGCATGATGCATGCCCGGTCGTTACGTCGGTATATATAATATATTTACCTCGACGAAGCAGTCGTGGAAGAAGAGGCGCACGGTGGCGCCGACTGTGGCTGCCGTCTGCTGGACCTTCCTGGCCACCACGCCGCGGACGATGGACTCCACGTCGGGGCACACGCCGGCGTAGTACCCGCGCCGGAGCTGCGCCTCGCAGACGCTTTTGCCGGCCTGATCCACCGCGGCTAGCACCACCACGAAGAGCAGCGCCGCCGCTCGCCGatgcacgccgccgccgccgcccatgCTGGATTGGCTTGCCCGTCGCTCCAACTCTCGCTGCCAACGAACAATGGCCGGCCGGCCGGCGTGCCACGACCGGAGGCTAGCTGGTGGGCTACCCTATATATTGTGACGTCGACGCCACATTACGCATGGCGGCGGCATGGTGGGTACTGGCTACAAAGGATAAGATATGGTCACTTGCTAGCTAGCTAGATTAGATCTAGGCCCCGTCTGATCGATCATATCTTCAACGGCCTATGTCCCAAAGCTAGAACGTTATCCTTGCTTCTTGGCGCTAGACGACTGCAAAGACGAGGAGCTTTGATTTCTCACTTTTAAATATTGATGTTGCGTTATTCTAAGTGCAATTTGTTTTGTGGATTTAACGGAGGTTATGAGTGCGTGTCGGGTGATTTGGTACGTTGATCGAGTGAGTTTTGCAAAATTTAAAGCGGTGATGTGTGTTATATGATGGTATAGATAGAAAGAACAGTGCTCTTGGAACAAGATGGTATGCTGTTCTTCCTTGTGCTTGGTTTCTGTTTGGACTTGTGAGCCTGTCGTTTACATGTTTCTATAGTCATTGTCGCATATGCCTTTATTTATTTCTGCATGTGACAACAAGAAATCGAGCTGTCACAGCttcctatatatatatacacactatTTGCAGACAGAGATTCACCGGAGCTGCTTTGTGTGAGTGTGACAGTGAACTGGAACTGAGAGTGACTGATACCCACGCCAAGCACTAGCATCCACATTAATTGCCTATAGGAGAGTGGACATTGAGAAAAGTGAAGGTAATTAAATTCATCATTCTGATTTAATAATAGAGCCTATTGTTGGCTCTAACTCCTTACCATGTCAATTAGAGCCAACAATAAACACACTTATATAATAAAGCTGGCTCTAAGTTTAGCTTTTAGATAAATCTCTTGTCTCCCTCTTTTATCATTTTCACATTTTGTCTTAAAGCCCATGTATCATCTAACTCATGAGAGCCAACTCCTTTTACTTTTTGATGCCTCTCCCTTCCACATAAACAAAAATGCCATGTAATTAGGTTTAGAGCCCATTATTATACTTGCTCTTGACTAAAAGTGCCAAACGTTTACTGACAATGACAACTCGACCTGTACACTACTACTACAAGTGACCAGACCCATACGTACGTTTGCCCTGTCTCCATGCCTCCTCCATTTGAGATAAAGTGACTTTGGCCCTTTGGCGTTACTGAAAAAACACACTTGCTATATCAGTTTCTTGTCTTGCCTACATTGACAAGTGTGTCGTTTATTAGGTCATAGATCCATTTCGTCAACTGTTGAAGGCTAAAAAGAGCCGgccgacggtccggccctgaggccggacggtccgcggtggtggcgcggacggtccgcgcgcgcgcagagtcagttagggttcctagtttctcgcgggatttgttacctaaaatcgcgggattaactcgggaaacagttggaaacggatccagacctcccctttatatagatgaagggctacggccgattgaacccccaacaatcgatcaaatccagtctattactcgttttttaccttatgcattaggagtagttctagtctagttctagtttagccctagtttagcctctcgatccccaaattctccgcctctcctcgactctacgtcgattagaggagtctaggtcggcctgcccgagcctagacaactcctaggatctctcctctccgacggggtccctcccgggagcgagatccaggcgccgtcggcgatcctccgccgcccctgcgcacgcgcggaccgtccggccccagggcacggaccgtccggccgtcaggcagggaacccgtgctcctgcgccaggtcgcggaccgtccggccctgtgccgcggaccgtccgcgcctgaccagagagcacctccgcctcgcgccaggtcgcggaccgtccgaccctgtgccgcggaccgtccgcgcctggccAGAGagtaccgccgccggttcttttgagtgattgacgcctccaaaaaggcgtcaacatactttttggcgactccgctggggactaggtgtctagatctgttaaaaatcggcccataaatggccggttctaaggatcacaccaagatctccagtacgaacatcatcaagccggccatggaggtgctcccggctgatgaccaaaggccctttgaagacctcgtaatgcgcgatgagaaggaggtgatgcggcaatggaacgaacaacgcgacaaggaagaggcggaactgctgcataaactctccgaacggcgcaaggaggcggcggacaagtacttgtcacacttcacggtagatcgccaccagaagatcgtccgtcaaggggagatcgatatggaatctctcctacctccacttcaGGGTCCCGTTGTAAGTACTCCAGAcctatctcttacgactttcatggatcaatgaggagatcagttaaagcaatatgtagatgaatctattaaaatgcatttacgtgcatacgagaaatcagctgctcctaaCTTTCCATCAcgagagtctaatacagtgccacccacgtcaaacacatcggctataaacgggtcacccttgacccagccatcatatggtatgccgatgcacgctttcgtgtcaccatcacagccgcaaccactaggcacgcggcaggtactggacgcgaccggaccatccgagcatcatctcatacagtccggttataccgcggaccgtccggcgtatttcgccggaccgtccgaccagatgcaggcccgcacacaaaacactcaggtcgcaccgtacatggccggaccatcagggtacaaccctgaacacttcgtccccatcacggaccgtccggtgcatcacgccggaccgtccggatatgttgcagaccgtccgccatcttacgccggaccgtccggatatggcatgaaccggccgacgtactatgctggaccatccgactctacacgagtccatgcgcagactgcccaagtcgcaccatatatggccgatcagtccgggtacagccctggaccattcggcccgatcgcggaccgtctagttctttacgacagacggtctgggtacgagactacccacgtagcaccatatacggctggacaatccggatataccttcggaccatttggccaggtcgcggaccattcggcctcttacgccggaccatccggatatgcatacgcagagccgagagctgcgcaatacgcacagttcccacattcatcgcagcaacattatggtgccccaccagcaacacattataatcatgccataccacctcatggacatagggctgaatactattcggccacaagagagcctgaggggtatagggcaggagatggtgacattaataggacacctaacacacacctcaaacatccctgggaggaaagccgacagagtaatgtcaggcaacctgaaatctccacccacaaactcaatggatggtcgccagacatggcggagagggtcagagacgaggtagccgggatgttcagggacaaactcggtgttagtgtgtcaggtacagggcaatcgtatcggaagccttatagccaccgattcgacaccgtgccatacccacagggaactagaataccagacttctctaagttttctggtgaaggtgggaaaagcacacacgaacatataagccaattcatagcacacttgggagaattggctgatggggaagcctaccgcgttcgtttattctcgttgtcccttactgatactgcattcgcatggtacgtgaaagtcgcctagagggggggtgaatagggcgaaactgaaattctcaaaaataatcacaactacaagccgggttagcgttagaaatataaacgagtccgcgagagagggagcaaaacaaatcgcaagcaaatgaagagtgtgacacgcggatttgttttaccgaggttcggttcttgcaaacctactccccgttgaggaggccacaaaggccgggtctctttcaacccttccctctctcaatcggtccctcggaccgagtgagcttctcttctcaaatcacttgggaatcaaacttcccgcaaggaccaccacacaattggtgtctcttgcctcaattacaagtgagtgtttgatcacaagaaagaatcaagaaagaaaagaagcgatccaagcgcaagagctcaaatgaacactacaaatcactctctctagtcactagggttttgaatgggattgggagaggatttgatctcttgttggtgtgctttgcaatgaatgctagctcttgtatagtggttggaagttggaaaacttggatgcaatgaatggtggggtggttggggtatttatagccccaaccaccaaaagtggccgttgggaggctgtctgctcgatggcgcaccggacagtccggtgcacaccggacagtccggtgccccctgccacgtcatcactgccgttggattctgaccgttggaacttctgacttgtgggccctccaaggtgtccggtgcacaccggacaactaatgttccttgtccggtgtgccagtatgggcacgcctgccatctgtgcgcgctgcgcgcgcatttattgcaccgcagagagccgttggcgcggaggtagccgttgctccggagtcgcaccggacagtccggtgtacaccggacagtccggtgaattatagtggactagccgttggagtttcccgaagcaggcgagttcctgaggccgacctcccttggcgcaccggacactgtccggtgtacaccggacagtccgatgaattatagccgagtcgcctctgggaattcccgaaggtggcgagtttgagtctgagtccccctggtgcaccggacatgtccggtggtacaccggacagtccggtgcgccag
This portion of the Zea mays cultivar B73 chromosome 2, Zm-B73-REFERENCE-NAM-5.0, whole genome shotgun sequence genome encodes:
- the LOC100216644 gene encoding Peroxidase 35-like, with the translated sequence MVASTANNTAEKDHVINQSLAGDGFDTVIRARAAVDAVPGCRGKVSCADVLAMATRDAIALAGGPSYAVELGRLDGLRSTASSVNGRLPAPFFNLDQLSQMFAANGLSQADMIALSAGHTVGLAHCGTFSGRLRGPSAPDRTLDSGYAAQLAAWCPAGVDPRVAVAMDPVTPVAFDNQFFRNLQAGKGLLASDQVLHADPRSRPTVDALAQSSVAFERAFVEAMTKMGRVGVKTARDRQGNVRRDCAVLG
- the LOC100216644 gene encoding peroxidase 35-like isoform X1 → MGGGGGVHRRAAALLFVVVLAAVDQAGKSVCEAQLRRGYYAGVCPDVESIVRGVVARKVQQTAATVGATVRLFFHDCFVEGCDASVMVASTANNTAEKDHVINQSLAGDGFDTVIRARAAVDAVPGCRGKVSCADVLAMATRDAIALAGGPSYAVELGRLDGLRSTASSVNGRLPAPFFNLDQLSQMFAANGLSQADMIALSAGHTVGLAHCGTFSGRLRGPSAPDRTLDSGYAAQLAAWCPAGVDPRVAVAMDPVTPVAFDNQFFRNLQAGKGLLASDQVLHADPRSRPTVDALAQSSVAFERAFVEAMTKMGRVGVKTARDRQGNVRRDCAVLG
- the LOC100277994 gene encoding Protein SNOWY COTYLEDON 3, producing MPPTSVDATVATPALEPPARRRPAQLPNASAGYVAATARGAKAKAVASRYLTPPSKPTSISSSSPAKSPAPKTPASTGGSATTTTRTLVVAFQTPTYSMETGRASPASAPEPPKRSAPRAKVSDASQNTYRWPPPSAPCGSRSVEFSASSRKEAQTIAAAPSTALRGTPRRASVDGANEYLLELSSDTDSASSGGDGGATRRSAVGSAPRPSPRGAMSASARFTRDATGTRSERFAYYQYQVMPSPSRAPASSTPASAPVKKRSLFTGLLSSPFSRASLKQPSPSKPVASAFRRRGADDSSSPPVRRSTEVPASAGNTQGKACPTGCGVDGDVKPKLLAAIKAEEEHQLRLLYTRESQWRLVNAQAGAAISSQTAGAEKKLCGAWISILRMRKSVAIRKMQLQLLQNRCKLMAILRGHMKYLEEWPFLERGHAHSLSGTTQALTATVLRLPVSDGAVADIQGIRNALSSAVDAMHTIGNSTRAQLPKLARTDVFASQLSRVFIQEHSLMMQCRDLLSTLASMHVRYNSLQGQRIQLIN